Genomic window (Drosophila ananassae strain 14024-0371.13 chromosome 3L, ASM1763931v2, whole genome shotgun sequence):
agagaAGAAAAccaattaaagtttttataaaCGTGTCTGATTATTAAGGGAAAGTGAAAGTTACGGAAAGCGACAAATAAACAACACATTGTGAAATGTAAAGCATTTTGTATATTATCGGCCCCATATCTCAACAACATCATTTATTCCATAACCTCGTTTTGACTGAAATAAAATGGTAGCGCCTTTTGATCCGGGCCCACCAGAGAGTAGTTCAGCGGTGGCAccattcttttcttttttatctgttatttttattgccgTTATAGTCAACGCATTTAAGTTATCCTAAAAAGTAATTAGTAtagtatttttaataaagtaaCTGACAAGTTTAATATTACCTTCTGCttgaaaacatatttttttgtttgaacaaggccaacaaaaaaagctTTTGACACTTTATCCTTAGCCAAAATATAATCGTTGCCGGAAATCTCTCCCCAAAGGTAGTTATTAAAGGCAAAAGATGGTATAATGTAGGCTGTGATAGCCAATACAAAAATTAGCCGACTCTTCATTACGACAAACTTGTTTCATAAAAAAACCAATTACAACTGTTTCCCACGATAATAATATATGAACTTTTATTGCTAAACATGTTTTTGTACTTTATATCTATAAGTacttttttgattaaaaacttAAGTTTGGGAACATTTCCACTTAAAAGTAATTGATAAGTGACTTTATcttatccaaaataaaaacaagaaaggaaagctaacttcgggcggaacgaagttgatatacccatTACCCATGATATGCCATTACTGCGGTGTTTATTAaattagagggttgggacttggtacagattccattttgggccaaataatccgatttgccaaatttcggccgactatattttatagctaccatataactgaaccatCGGAATTTGcttaaatttgttgttttttaagctagagtgatggaaatttatttttaaagatgcttggggctgtttccaacattttaattagaaaatcGATTccatggtgaaattctcataaggatcggccaactatatacgatctgatatatatataattatataagctGCTTCCTGATTGCAAgtgtatataaacttcggctccgcccgaagttagctttccttttttgttttgctgccgaataaaaatatttatacccttgcagagggtattataattttggtcaaaagtgtgcaacgcagtgaaggagacatctccgaccctataaggtatatatattcttgatcaggatcacctcctgagtcgatataagcatgtccgtctgtccgtccgtctgtcggtttctacgcaaactagtctctcagatttagagctatcgagttgaaactttgcacacatgcttcttttgtttgcaggtagtacataagtcggaacagccgggatcggtcgactatatcctatagctgccatataactgattgattggaaatgctataactttggtgttttttaagttagagggttgggattttccacacatgttatatttgtccaacatatcttataatttcataaggatcggccgactatatcctatagctgtcatagaacgatcgaaattggcataactttggtgtaatttaagttagaaagatgggactttgTATTTTACTTTGGACATAATAATcttatttttccaatttcatagggatcggccaactatatccaatagccgccatatatttgaacgatcggaaatggcacaactgcaagggtatatctacttcggctccgcccgaagttagctttcctttcttgttttgagaCAGATTGGTCAGGTAGTTGTCTGCAATAGGATAAAGGTAATAGAACAGGATAAAGGCAACCAAGAACTGTGAGGTCACCAAGCCCCACCAAGCGTTGATTATCATTAAGGGGTTACATGTTTCAATCTCTCTTCTTCTCTGTCTTATTGAATTCTATAACATCTCTAGAATATTGTCCTAGAGATGTCCTTTTCAAATTTATCCGTCTAATAGTTTCGGAGATACAGCCTTGAAAAGGTGGACGCTCAAGGTCAGATATGGTTAAAGCGCAAACCTTAAAGCGCGTTTTTCTCTGTGAAAAGtttcaaccctctaacttgaaaaacaccaaagttatgccttttccgattaatcagctatattgaagctataggatacagtcgaccgatcccgaccgttccgacttatatactgcctgcaaacaaaataaggatgtgtgcaaagtttcaactcgatagctttaaaactgagagactagtttgcttagaaacagacagacagacggacagacggacatgcttatatcgactcaggaggtgatcctgatcaaaaatatatttctccTAAAGAGGTGTCCTCTCCTCCTTCATTGCGTTGCACTcttttaacaaaaattataataatcctgcaggggtataaaaacaatgttgtttgtgatttgtgcagGTTTTTATAGCTTACTATTAATCGAACATATATCTGTATTTACTTTCTGTAATTGCACAATAGCACAGTGGGTCACATattacaaataataataagtcgGTTGGGAAAGCTTCAGCGGCTGTGGTCCTGTCTTCGTGAGTCGGCCTTTGCGACTGTGCGTGCGTTGGAAGTGGCTGTTGAGGACTATGCCTTTGCCTTGGAGCTTCTTAACCAAAGGTTCAGTAATCGCTGATACGTCATTTGAGGGCCATAGAATGCACAAGCTTTGCGCGAGCTTTcagataaatttaattcgcatatgcaaGCGCTGGTTAGCATGGGCACAACTAAGCAGATTGCCAGCTGCATCATCATCCAAGCTTTAAGAAGGTTGATGCCGCACAATCCAAGGGGACGAAAATGCatgctgactcggattccttggattacATACTACTTAAGAAATGCCTAACCAACAAGACCCTAAACGCTTGTTTATCAGAGCCCCATTTAGTTCGGAGGCTAGGCggcaaagtattaaaaaatgataatgctCTATCAATAGGCTCGTTCAAAAGGTAATTGGCCCTACGACAAGCAATCCAAAAAGGAGCAAACGAGCGAAGATCCCTCTGGGGCACATTGAAGTTTAAAAGCTCCAATAACATGGGGCAATCAATGCTGCTAATTACTATGTTATTAATGAAAGTTAAAGCTGCCACAGTGCGCCGATCCTCAAGTGTACATATGTGAAGGAGAAGGCACCGGCTGTGGTATGAGGGTAGAGGATCCACAAACCTTAAAGGGAGaagtgcaaattttaaaaattttttctgcaaccgctcaactctatttgaacttattttatttgcggggctccaaataatagaggcatattccagcctcgaccggacgaatgcggcgtaaacactaagcttcgcgtacgggctcttgaattggtctgtgtgcctcttcacaaaacccaacatggcatacgccttaggcattataaagtctaaatggctggaaaattttaaatttgagtcAAAAAGGACGCCAAGATCAACCACCTCCTCCTTGAGCTGCAGGTCATGGTTGCCAATTGCATAGGGTACATAAGTCTAGCGCCCTCTTACTGTAACGAATGAAATGACATTTAGCTAAATTTAGAGGAAGGAGATTGAGGGCGCACCAAGAAGAGACACGGCGCAAATCATCCTGCAGTAGATAGCTATCCCTAATGCAGCTAATGGCCTTAAACACTTTAAGGTCATCCGCGTATAACAAAAAGTTCGAATAAAGAAAGCAAGAGGAAATGTCAttgatgaaaatgatgaaTAGGAGCGGCCCCAAAGAGCTACCTTGCGGGAGGCCAGATGAGGCAATAAAGGGGCTCGAGGTAGCATCACCAATGGGAACGTGGCATGGTCGGTCTGCCAAATAAGACTCAAACCAATTTAACATGGAGGAATGAACACCTAATCTGAACAATTTAGCAAGTAGGGCTGCATAGCAAACTTTGTCAAAGGCTTTAGAGAAGTCCGTATAAATGGCATCGACCTGACATCGGCGTTCAAAGGCTTCCAGGCAGTGCTTAGAGAATACCACTAAGTTGGTTGTGGTGGATCGCCCAGGCAGGAATCCATGTTGATTGTGAGAGATAAAGTTACGAATCAAGAATGTTAACTTTTTGGTGACAATACGCTCAAGTAACTTGGCAATATTACATATCTTGGCGATAGGCCTATAGTTAGTGACGTCTGCCCTGCTTCCAAATTTATGAATGGGCGAGATCGAGGTAATTTTCCATCGAAAAGCAAACTTACCCGATGATAATGATAAAGTGAACAGAAGTTGCAGAGGTGTGGTTAAGGATGCAATACACTTCCCAATGAAGAATGGGGAGATACCATCTAAGTCAGGAGTATGcgactcattaaaatgactagAGGCCTCAACAATGTCACAATCTAGAATGTCCAAG
Coding sequences:
- the LOC116656230 gene encoding uncharacterized protein LOC116656230: MKSRLIFVLAITAYIIPSFAFNNYLWGEISGNDYILAKDKVSKAFFVGLVQTKKYVFKQKDNLNALTITAIKITDKKEKNGATAELLSGGPGSKGATILFQSKRGYGINDVVEIWGR